A stretch of DNA from Fibrobacter sp. UWB11:
CCTACACGGGCTCCCGTCGCCGATAGAAACCACACGACAAAATACCACTTAGTCTGACCATCTTGCAATAGACTAGTTTTCAAAAATTTGTAATCGGCATCGCTAATGACATTTTCCAGAAAACTTTTTTGCTGAACCTTGACATTCTTGATCCGTAACTTCGATTTGCCTGCAAAATCCAAATACTTGTTGATGCCCTGAATTCGCAAATTAACAGTTTTGGGTTTGTAATTTTCTAAAAGAAAACTCTTATAATCAGCCAGCGACTTACGACCGAACCGTCCGAAATGCGACTTGAAGAAGTCCGCTGTCCAGCAATACGAATCCATCGTATTGACAGCAAGGTTCTGCCCTTCCAGATACTGGTAAAACGAAGGTCTTTCTGCAAGGTAGAAAACGGAGCAGATCATAACAAGTTCTCAAACACGGCATGGTAAATCGAAACATCATCCAACTGAACAATAGACGTAATCTTGTTCCCGGCATCTTTGGAAGATGCTCCGCAGTGGAATATTTTTTCGTTCTTTGAACCAAAATCAAGCAGTATATAGCGGTCATGAAATATATTTCCGGCTGTTTTCGGATCTTCAAGCACAACATCTGGGCGCGCGGCCCTAAAATCAGCCAGCATGTTCTCGGTCAACCGGGTTCTTCCATATTGATCACTGAAAATCGTAATGACAATACCCTTGGCGACATTCCGCAGTAAATCTAAAGTCTTGACATCCACATAATTGTCGATAATGACCACCGACTTCTTTGCCATACCATAAATTTGCGCGTACGCAACATCGGCTTCAAGTTTCTGTCCGTTCAAAATCAAGAAGTGCTTAAACATCGAAGGATCAATGAAGTTTTCCATAACCTTTTGCAAATCAGACTTCATTGCAAAAACATCCGTGCGGGTTTCGGCAAGTTCTCCACGAATTTCTGCAACTTCCCTTGTATTTTGAACCATATAAGAGGAAATTTGCGGACTATTGCCCACGTTGAGCAACTGCATGTTCTCGGAAACAATGTAGTCCTTCATCTGCTTGAAAAGGCGAATCAGAGCCTTGCTTTGAGCTATAGCCTGTTCCCCCTTGAGGACCGTCATGAGCATATAAATACCCTGTTCGGTAAAGGCAAACGGCATTTTTCGCAAGCCGCCCCAACTTGAAGTCAAAAATTTTGACTTCAAGTCTGATGCCGGATGCAGGGATATAAGATTTGCAAGTTCATTGCGGTCAAGCTGAAACCGAAAATCATCGTCAAACTTTTCAATATTATTTTTGACCTGCTGGTTAAAAACCTTTTTGTCATACCCATAAATTTCCGCCAAGTCGGAATCCAACATCACCTTGAGACCACGAATCGTGTAGATTCTGGATTTCAGGAAATTTTCGTCTATCAGGGAGAAATCGTTTTTGCCGACTGCTTTTGATGCGGTTAATGCCGGTGCTTCTTGCTTGCTCATATACTACCTCACTCCGTTTACAACGCAAAAAAAACAGATTACTGCACAAATATACACTATTTTGAAAATTTGTCAAGAGGTTTGGAGATTTTTATTGAAAAAAAATGTGAGGCATAACCCCCATTATGAGAAGTTGACCGATATTCCCTTTGAAATCCCTGATTCCTGGGAGTGGGTAAAGTTGGGGAATATATGTACAATTTCGTCTGCAAAGCGAGTTCTAAAGGAAGATTGGAAAGAAACAGGAATACCCTTTTATCGTGCTAGAGAAATCGCTCAGTTAGCCAATGGTGAAATTGTAAAAGACGATTTGTTCATAACCAAAGAATTGTATGAATCACTGAAAGATTTATATGGTGTTCCTCAAACGGGTGATATATTGATGTCAGCAGTGGGGACTATCGGAAAAACATATATTGTGAACAAAGACGATTGTTTTTATTACAAAGACGCAAGTGTTATTTGTTTAAAGAAAAAACATGCAGACATTTCATCAAAATATTTAAAAATGCTTTTTTCTAGTAATTACTTGCAAAAACAAATGTTCGCCAATTCCAACGGAACAACGGTGGATACGATAACAATATCTGTTGCGCAAGGATATACAATTCCTTTCCCGCCGTTGGCAGAGCAGAAAAGAATCGTGGATAAGATTGATGAAATCTTTAAGTCGTTAGACGAGATTTCTCTCCATTTGGTCTAGTGTAGAAAACAACTCTTCAATCTTTGCGACAATCCGAGATTGCTCATTAAGTGGTGGTAATGGAATTTGACACCGTTGAATTATTTCAAGAGTGAGGTTTGGAATAGATGTAACTTTTGTTTGGTTTAATAACAACTCTTGTATAAAAGACGAATTAAGAGCGTATACCACATATTTTAAGAAATCATCTTTTTTTAAATAAAGACGGACAATGGAAATGGCTTGGTTTGTATTAAGTGGCAAATCTGATTTATGAACGATAGCTGTTCGTCCTAACGAACCTGCAATTGTAATAAGTATATCCCCTTCTTTAATAATAGATCGCGCGAGAAAACCTTGATGGGTTGCGGAATCTATAAATTTCATATTCGAGGAATTAATTTTTAGCATTCCAGGAATGTTTTCTGCGCGAATAAAACCGACACCGTTGTCTATATAAGCGACATTTCCCCCGCGTGGAGTTGTTCCTTTTGTAATTAAAGAAGAAAGACTACCCAAAGCAACCCAATACCAATTTTCGGGTATTTCGAAAGGTTCGTCCTCTATCTTCTCATAATGGGGGTTATCACGTGTTATTCGTTCTAGCAAAACGCTGGCGGGTTCGTCGGATTTGTTTTGTGGAACGAGTTTTCCGTGGATGGCGAGGTCAAGGATTTTTTGGCGGGTTTGCTTGATATGGGTTTTGAGGAGTTCCTTGTTCTTTTCGATGGCATCGATTTCGGCGAAGGCTTCTTCAATTTTTGCGACAATACGTTGTTGTTCCGCTAAGGGCGGGAGTGGCACAGTCAAGTCTAAAACAACACTTCGAGCAATGCCAGGAACAAGTCCATTACCCTGAAATTTTAGGCGCTCATATTGCGAACCAAGAAAATTATACACATAAGCATTCAATGTTTTATCACTTATTCTAATCGCCATAATTTGTCTGGCAATATGTGCTTTTTCAAAATCAGCGTAAACATAATTACCATAACCAGATCCTTTACACACAAGCAAGATATCACCTTTTTGCGCAATTACCGAAGGATATTCAGTCCATCTATTCAATATCACATGATTATTAACAAAATTACTCGCTCCAGTAATATAAGGCAATCCTTTTTTTTCTGCATTGTATTTTTCTGGAGGAAAATCCTGTCCAGAAATTAATTCGCAAACATCACCCAGTCTCACCCATTCCCAATTCTCGGGAATTTCAAAGGGGGCTTCGCTTTTGTCGAGAGGGATAATTTGCTTGAGATCCTTCGACTTCGCGC
This window harbors:
- a CDS encoding restriction endonuclease subunit S, whose product is MKKNVRHNPHYEKLTDIPFEIPDSWEWVKLGNICTISSAKRVLKEDWKETGIPFYRAREIAQLANGEIVKDDLFITKELYESLKDLYGVPQTGDILMSAVGTIGKTYIVNKDDCFYYKDASVICLKKKHADISSKYLKMLFSSNYLQKQMFANSNGTTVDTITISVAQGYTIPFPPLAEQKRIVDKIDEIFKSLDEISLHLV
- a CDS encoding restriction endonuclease subunit S, with the translated sequence MNTKLLKQKILDLAIRGKLTQQLKSDGNTADLLKEISSACHPERSAKGAKSKDLKQIIPLDKSEAPFEIPENWEWVRLGDVCELISGQDFPPEKYNAEKKGLPYITGASNFVNNHVILNRWTEYPSVIAQKGDILLVCKGSGYGNYVYADFEKAHIARQIMAIRISDKTLNAYVYNFLGSQYERLKFQGNGLVPGIARSVVLDLTVPLPPLAEQQRIVAKIEEAFAEIDAIEKNKELLKTHIKQTRQKILDLAIHGKLVPQNKSDEPASVLLERITRDNPHYEKIEDEPFEIPENWYWVALGSLSSLITKGTTPRGGNVAYIDNGVGFIRAENIPGMLKINSSNMKFIDSATHQGFLARSIIKEGDILITIAGSLGRTAIVHKSDLPLNTNQAISIVRLYLKKDDFLKYVVYALNSSFIQELLLNQTKVTSIPNLTLEIIQRCQIPLPPLNEQSRIVAKIEELFSTLDQMERNLV
- a CDS encoding ORF6N domain-containing protein, producing MSKQEAPALTASKAVGKNDFSLIDENFLKSRIYTIRGLKVMLDSDLAEIYGYDKKVFNQQVKNNIEKFDDDFRFQLDRNELANLISLHPASDLKSKFLTSSWGGLRKMPFAFTEQGIYMLMTVLKGEQAIAQSKALIRLFKQMKDYIVSENMQLLNVGNSPQISSYMVQNTREVAEIRGELAETRTDVFAMKSDLQKVMENFIDPSMFKHFLILNGQKLEADVAYAQIYGMAKKSVVIIDNYVDVKTLDLLRNVAKGIVITIFSDQYGRTRLTENMLADFRAARPDVVLEDPKTAGNIFHDRYILLDFGSKNEKIFHCGASSKDAGNKITSIVQLDDVSIYHAVFENLL